In Schizosaccharomyces osmophilus chromosome 2, complete sequence, the following proteins share a genomic window:
- the gpm1 gene encoding monomeric 2,3-bisphosphoglycerate (BPG)-dependent phosphoglycerate mutase (PGAM), Gpm1 — protein sequence MSSEAAENVLVLVRHGESEWNKLNLFTGWKDPALSETGQKEAKLGGERLKSRGFKFDVAFTSSLQRAQKTCEIVLNEVGQSNLETIKDEKLNERFYGDLQGLNKDEARQKWGDEQVLIWRRSYDVAPPNGESLKNTAERVLPYYKSTVLPHVTKGEKVFIAAHGNSLRALIMDLEGLSGDEIVKRELATGVPIVYRLDKNGKYISKELIDN from the coding sequence ATGTCTTCTGAAGCAGCTGAAAACGTCCTCGTCCTCGTCCGTCACGGTGAATCCGAATGGAACAAATTGAACTTGTTCACTGGCTGGAAGGACCCTGCCTTGTCCGAAACTGGTCAAAAGGAAGCCAAGCTCGGTGGTGAACGCTTGAAGAGCCGTGGATTCAAGTTCGACGTTGCTTTCACTTCTTCTCTCCAACGTGCCCAAAAGACCTGTGAAATTGTCCTCAACGAAGTTGGTCAATCCAACTTGGAAACCATCAAGGACGAAAAGCTCAACGAGCGTTTCTACGGTGACCTCCAAGGTTTGAACAAGGACGAAGCCCGTCAAAAATGGGGTGATGAGCAAGTTCTCATCTGGCGCCGTTCTTACGACGTCGCTCCCCCTAACGGTGAATCTTTGAAGAACACCGCTGAGCGTGTCTTGCCTTACTACAAGTCTACTGTCTTGCCTCATGTCACCAAGGGTGAAAAGGTTTTCATTGCCGCCCACGGTAACTCTCTCCGTGCTTTGATTATGGATTTGGAGGGTCTTTCCGGTGACGAAATCGTCAAGCGTGAACTTGCTACCGGTGTCCCCATTGTCTACCGCTTGGACAAGAACGGCAAGTACATCTCTAAGGAATTGATTGACAACTAA
- the etr1 gene encoding enoyl-[acyl-carrier protein] reductase, with product MLAAKAFRQFSNMTSNPTQTLAKAMVFSEFGNPRDVLRTASYPLPGCSDNEVSVRYLASPINPSDINQIQGVYPSRPPFTYDVSPSKPSAVPGNEGLLEITGVGKNLEKLYTPGQWAVMASTNLGTWRTRNNLASNQLIALDKTAFPSIVEAATLTVNPCTAYCLLKKIVPMNKGDWFIQDGANSMVGIAAIQLAKHFGYNSINVIRNRPDVDQLKQKLYSMGAAVVITDEELMNRAWMKENVGKWTQGGKVKLGIDCVSGRVATEMAKYMNEGASMATYGGMSRQPLAVPVSLLIFKNLQFHGFWVTKWKSENPKEYEALVLEIQELIRDGVLRSTNTKLFDLPESADGKTFYETFLDAIDQHGKSIIQFRYD from the coding sequence ATGCTAGCAGCCAAAGCATTTCGTCAATTTTCCAACATGACAAGCAACCCAACCCAAACCTTGGCCAAGGCCATGGTTTTCTCTGAATTCGGGAACCCTCGCGATGTCCTCCGTACTGCTAGTTATCCGCTCCCCGGATGCTCTGACAATGAAGTCTCTGTTCGCTACTTAGCTTCCCCAATTAATCCATCCGACATCAACCAAATTCAAGGTGTATATCCTTCACGACCTCCTTTTACCTATGATGTCTCTCCCTCCAAACCCTCCGCCGTTCCCGGCAACGAAGGTCTTCTCGAAATCACCGGCGTCGGTaaaaacttggaaaagCTCTATACACCCGGACAATGGGCCGTTATGGCGTCGACAAACTTGGGTACCTGGAGAACCCGTAACAACTTGGCTTCCAATCAGCTAATTGCTTTGGATAAAACTGCTTTCCCTAGCATCGTCGAAGCCGCTACACTTACCGTCAACCCTTGTACCGCCTATTGCCTCCTAAAGAAAATCGTCCCCATGAACAAGGGCGATTGGTTCATCCAGGATGGCGCCAATAGTATGGTAGGTATCGCTGCTATCCAACTTGCAAAGCACTTTGGTTATAACAGCATCAACGTAATCCGCAATCGTCCCGACGTCGACCAACTTAAACAAAAGCTGTATTCCATGGGCGCTGCTGTCGTAATCACCGACGAGGAACTCATGAACCGTGCTTGGATGAAGGAAAACGTTGGAAAGTGGACTCAAGGCGGTAAAGTCAAGCTAGGTATCGATTGTGTAAGTGGTCGAGTCGCTACTGAAATGGCAAAGTACATGAACGAGGGAGCTAGCATGGCAACCTATGGAGGTATGTCACGTCAGCCGCTTGCTGTTCCTGTTTCCTTGctgattttcaaaaatcttcaatttcaCGGATTCTGGGTAACCAAGTGGAAATCTGAAAATCCTAAGGAATACGAAGCCCTTGTCCTTGAAATCCAAGAGCTCATTAGGGATGGTGTTTTGCGCTCTACAAACACAAAACTCTTTGATCTTCCCGAATCCGCCGATGGAAAAACTTTCTACGAGACATTTTTGGATGCTATTGATCAACATGGAAAATCTATCATTCAATTTCGTTACGACTAG
- the pnn1 gene encoding splicing factor: MNEKEENIVKEEHLSRENKPDQSNDSMDIEKNEGSTDHNDHLGKQHSLEGKEPLENKRGKRMFGALLGTLGKFQKEAERENQSQTRSRRAELEEKVAKRQEEEKKELELQESREKEQKENEMVEERRIVMDDLELDLKDLKQTLKKQESTFLKTNTEPRLYYRPYYLLPSQKAYLDQVKEEKD, from the exons atgaatgaaaaggaggaaaatattgtgaaagaagaacatTTGTCAAGAGAAAACAAGCCAGATCAAAGCAATGACTCCATGGATATAGAGAAGAATGAAGGATCAACAGACCATAATGATCATCTTGGAAAACAGCATTCgttagaaggaaaagagccccttgaaaataaaagaggTAAAAGAATGTTTGGCGCTTTACTTGGAACTCTGGGTAAATTTCAGAAGGAAGCAGAACGTGAAAACCAATCGCAAACACGCTCAAGGCGAGCTGAgctggaagaaaaagtagcCAAGCgtcaagaagaagaaaaaaaggagttAGAGTTACAGGAGAGTAGagagaaagaacaaaaggaaaatgaaatggtCGAGGAAAGGAGGATTGTTATGGATGATTTAGAATTGGACTTG AAGGATTTAAAACAAACactaaaaaaacaagaatctACATTTTTGAAGACAAACACCGAACCTCGCTTGTATTATAGACCTTATTATTTATTGCCTAGCCAGAAAGCATACTTGGATCAAgttaaagaagaaaaggactAG
- a CDS encoding malate transmembrane transporter: protein MGILSAVNLNLHRIQFFNSQRWKSIAQTLYLLLKPVAALFICQCLVLIRPLSRKLGNYPFLIITIQTLFYPIQATVGGQIEIIYESLLGTIIGLGWAVGSKFLAVIANRNGYSGAAVLAIFLTVGSFISGYIRSRYGYRSMCIMWIFIDCFLMTIDPRGKTVPSSFYTSLVYPSLIAAGVVFLVSLFIPPTRMASDLVGNSALSYLDELMNCLNGCLQGFFPSVDTSSSSYSSSEEYRLTNYRTVLRDRLKKFSSDLRNSQFELNFSFIPIGVLKDIESVLHRTSLAMSANVAACVSLYRAFNFSHYHNHAESKVSESSSYSLRDSFNGIDSDLFTPHFRLRGNPTLHSSPRPQPSKDVFKIYLDYFSQNVNDISNRLMASLQTSRSVLLWLISSSPEVPDEQILENISSLSEENIKENETIRNAIKMAFELSRNNRTFTGLYMFAADEDVFSISYYIFNLFEVAKEIRNLLIKLLFLKKFRTKRRKFYFHTFSILKERGRDHDELHVLSTPFASHDIPDSGNSVEELVARGEEHNWEDNSKNTESLSFSGKVRKRLPRFRSRLWKVSHWLIQSKDVKYGLKMAAGISLLSIVAFQKSTAHDYGEWNGQWALISTLFVLEVTVSATLRVGFFRALGTLSGAVYAYVAWEISRGWSYVIASLTFLVSWLSCYIMFRTSYAGVATVFNITFPPILYGAYLGNKSSSFHLAVFRFLDVIVGIGMAIVVNIVVFPYLARRVLTKEIGKACQLNLQLYNTMSEYMLSSTHHASTSLCDDMENQIVFHLLKAGDLLLLTNMEFRLKGPFPGKLFQQLIDKLGIMTGRLVILNKVRARFGPYLYQEVVENVIRYRKSLIASISLTLYILSHSIMVKSPVPYFLPSSRNAHWNLRQAIMKDIQIKTGFSSDNPDDTYVSDESSPTALSAALWLHGNEGVLYYYAECQVIEEIVNDLEDLLMLVKRINGEEKKPKLWNEKL from the coding sequence ATGGGAATATTAAGCGCAGTAAACTTGAACTTGCACCGAATTCAGTTCTTTAATTCGCAACGATGGAAATCAATTGCTCAAACACTTTATCTTCTGTTAAAACCAGTGGCTGCTCTGTTTATATGTCAATGTTTGGTCCTTATTCGACCGTTGAGCAGGAAACTTGGTAATTACCCATTTCTCATTATCACCATACAGACATTGTTTTATCCCATTCAAGCCACTGTAGGTGGCCAAATAGAAATAATTTATGAATCCCTGTTAGGGACCATTATTGGTTTAGGTTGGGCTGTTGGTTCAAAGTTTTTGGCAGTCATTGCAAATCGTAATGGCTATTCGGGTGCAGCCGTTTTGGCAATTTTTCTTACCGTAGGTTCTTTCATATCAGGCTATATTCGTAGCCGATATGGGTATCGAAGCATGTGCATTATGTGGATTTTTATAGATTGTTTTCTAATGACGATCGATCCCCGCGGAAAGACtgttccttcttccttttataCTAGTCTTGTTTACCCATCACTAATAGCAGCAGGTGTGgtgtttttggtttcattatttattccTCCAACTAGAATGGCATCAGATTTGGTGGGAAATTCCGCGCTTTCTTATTTAGATGAATTAATGAATTGTTTGAATGGATGTCTTCAGGGATTTTTCCCTTCAGTCGATACATCCTCCAGTTCGTATTCCTCGTCAGAAGAGTATCGCCTTACTAATTATCGTACTGTTCTCCGAGACCGTCTCAAGAAGTTTAGCTCGGATCTTCGAAATTCTCAATTTGAGCtgaacttttctttcatccCTATAGGTGTTCTTAAAGACATAGAAAGCGTACTACACCGTACGTCTCTTGCTATGTCTGCAAATGTCGCGGCGTGTGTATCTTTGTACAGAGCATTCAACTTTAGTCATTACCACAATCATGCTGAAAGCAAGGTTTCAGAATCAAGCTCTTATTCTTTGAGGGATTCTTTCAATGGAATAGACTCCGATTTGTTTACGCCGCATTTTCGCTTACGAGGTAATCCTACTCTTCATTCGAGTCCTAGACCACAACCAAGTAAAgatgttttcaaaatatatCTAGACTACTTTTCACAAAATGTGAATGATATTTCTAATCGACTCATGGCTTCTTTGCAAACATCCCGCAGCGTTTTGCTATGGTTGATTTCATCATCACCAGAGGTTCCAGACGaacaaattttggaaaatatttCCTCTTTAAGTGAAGAGaacataaaagaaaatgagaCTATAAGAAATGCTATCAAAATGGCATTTGAACTTAGTCGAAATAATCGAACTTTTACTGGCTTATACATGTTTGCTGCTGATGAAGAtgtgttttcaatttcgtATTACATTTTTAACCTTTTTGAGGTTGCGAAAGAGATAAGAAATCTTTTAATTAAgctattgtttttgaaaaaatttcgCACAAAACGACGGAAGTTCTACTTCCATACATTCAGCATACTCAAGGAAAGGGGAAGAGATCATGATGAACTTCACGTTCTCTCAACTCCTTTTGCCTCTCATGATATCCCAGATAGCGGAAATTCCGTTGAAGAATTAGTAGCTCGTGGTGAAGAACATAATTGGGAGGATAATAGTAAAAACACGGAAAGTCTGAGTTTTAGTGGAAAAGTCAGGAAGAGATTGCCAAGGTTCCGTAGCCGATTATGGAAAGTGAGCCATTGGCTTATACAGTCGAAAGACGTGAAGTATGGTTTGAAGATGGCTGCTGGAATTAGTTTGCTGAGTATAGTGGCCTTTCAGAAGTCTACGGCTCATGATTATGGAGAATGGAACGGACAATGGGCCCTGATTTCTACGTTGTTTGTGTTAGAGGTTACTGTTTCTGCTACTTTACGCGTTGGGTTCTTTCGAGCTTTGGGAACTTTATCTGGTGCTGTTTATGCATACGTGGCATGGGAAATTAGTCGTGGTTGGAGTTATGTTATTGCTTCCCTTACGTTTTTGGTATCCTGGCTGTCTTGCTATATCATGTTTCGTACCAGTTATGCTGGCGTTGCTACGGTTTTTAATATCACATTTCCACCCATTTTGTATGGGGCTTACTTGGGGAATAAgagttcttcttttcatttggcTGTATTCCGTTTCCTGGATGTGATCGTTGGTATCGGCATGGCTATTGTCGTAAATATTGTGGTCTTTCCATATCTTGCTCGACGTGTTCTCACCAAAGAAATTGGAAAGGCTTGTCAATTAAATTTACAGTTGTACAATACAATGTCAGAATATATGCTGAGCTCGACACATCATGCGAGCACAAGTTTGTGCGATGATATGGAAAACCAAATTGTATTCCATTTGCTAAAGGCAGGTGATCTTTTATTACTTACCAACATGGAATTCCGACTAAAGGGACCTTTTCCAGGAAAGCTATTCCAGCAACTTATCGACAAGCTAGGTATTATGACCGGACGGCTGGTGATATTGAATAAGGTAAGAGCACGCTTTGGGCCTTATCTTTACCAAGAAGTAGTGGAAAATGTTATTCGATATCGAAAAAGCTTGATTGCTTCGATATCGCTAACATTGTATATTTTATCTCATAGTATAATGGTGAAATCGCCGGTGCCGTATTTCTTACCATCTTCGCGGAACGCTCATTGGAATTTGAGGCAAGCCATTATGAAAGATATTCAGATTAAAACTGGCTTTAGCAGCGATAATCCAGACGACACATACGTTTCTGACGAATCCAGCCCGACTGCATTGTCGGCGGCTTTATGGCTCCATGGCAATGAAGGGGTGTTGTACTACTATGCTGAATGCCAAGTGATTGAGGAAATCGTCAATGACTTGGAAGATTTGTTAATGTTGGTAAAGCGAATTAACGgggaagaaaagaagccCAAACTTTGGAACGAAAAATTGTAA
- the gyp51 gene encoding Rab GAP Gyp51 — protein sequence MTAQDSYDEFSDDVYDEFDNISEASADEGLKAAENETLDEPTGEDMKEDDTREVDSKELNGLEDENASDSRQDKVTTKEDGVDQPILENGFKFEHGEDETIEQKEEQNVADHDAFKLYHDMPTTTEKQEEANEEDPNEHEAKLSFEITKGNETKMKDESSSIAEKYDEPEKGLTSSASSSKSAVNAFSYDPQIASPQNNEVNGDSAFHEKNSSEYPEESSRKSSIESQKSFAEEAKIELNGDLLREKQQMESAESREMEARMKDLYIASKEPDTPALESLETEDARPQVTSSTLFVNSASRIEPSEHVVENQESMSFPANTNVNISSPQPTKDVFKDYTEDELPSFVLDPASDTANLNGRFSKQELYTTLRSPKSINNEKSDSNGDALGPKTELSHGRRDSFYSRATSPVSSAISWFNSKRSDLSPENSLVATFFLEEILEKNASSIDENRKKKIIGFLESEHDIIPSDVYNLLLEFIENPLEVLREKSEKIQRLIFSHEIQGAHTVLWKSISAWCSFDNEREYFDLEKKSCESDKAICKDLDRTFPPQTLKRFFSNRGQESPDTVADSIANLHRVLRSLANAVPEVGYTQGMSWIAGSLLMYLPPPQAFSVLVLLFKEYHLQSIFSPELKGLGRIMHQFTRLVEDFMPALAVHLKKNEIETCSYASEWFLTLFAYKFPLNVVAKIYNILLFYGSTILLNIGLGLLKNSEKSLLLLNNDELITYLKDDIFSSFMLGDETGQYDSNKVLQFAFTFQTSKSAIDTYGNEYDTWLKAQKEVDVQLENAKNTNKSLNDHFSTLNETMSKLHAEHENMNGMLVEEKLVLKRQAEEQSEMESKISSLHSQLSKIKSKVEGSFQGEMEAIIAENLKIMSEGQVFEDELFKKEKRLAETKVNLATMDGEHMMALQKWSQLMNRINKG from the coding sequence ATGACTGCTCAAGACTCTTACGATGAATTTTCTGATGATGTATACGATGAATTTGATAATATATCAGAAGCTTCAGCAGACGAAGGTTTGAAGGCTGCTGAGAATGAAACTTTAGATGAACCGACAGGAGAAGACatgaaagaagatgatACAAGGGAAGTGGATTCAAAAGAGTTGAATGGATTAGAAGACGAGAACGCTTCTGATTCAAGACAGGATAAAGTTACCACTAAGGAAGACGGCGTGGATCAACCAATATTAGAAAACGGCTTTAAGTTTGAACACGGAGAAgatgaaacaattgaacagaaagaagaacagAACGTTGCTGACCATGATGCATTCAAACTCTATCATGACATGCCCACTACTACAGAAAAACAGGAAGAAGCGAATGAAGAGGATCCCAATGAACATGAAGCAAAACTATCGTTTGAAATAACAAAAGGTAATGAGACTAAAATGAAAGATGAAAGCTCCTCCATTGCTGAGAAATATGATGAACCAGAGAAAGGATTAACGTCTTCAGCGTCTTCTTCTAAATCCGCTGTCAATGCATTTTCTTATGATCCGCAAATTGCTAGTCCTCAAAATAATGAAGTCAATGGCGATAGTgcttttcatgaaaagaacTCTTCTGAATATCCAGAGGAATCTTCAAGAAAATCCTCAATTGAATCGCAAAAATCTTTCGCTGAAGAAGCGAAAATAGAATTGAACGGTGATCTTCTTCGGGAAAAGCAACAAATGGAGAGCGCTGAAAGTCGTGAGATGGAAGCAAGAATGAAGGACTTGTATATTGCTTCAAAGGAACCGGATACACCGGCATTAGAGTCTCTTGAAACTGAAGATGCCAGGCCTCAAGTTACATCATCTACCCTTTTCGTAAATTCAGCTTCACGAATAGAGCCTTCGGAACATGTCGTTGAGAACCAGGAATCTATGAGTTTTCCAGCAAATACAAATGTTAATATCAGCAGTCCGCAACCGACCAAAGATGTTTTTAAGGATTACACCGAAGATGAATTACCTAGCTTTGTACTTGATCCTGCTTCTGATACTGCAAATTTGAATGGTAGGTTTTCAAAACAGGAACTTTATACTACATTAAGGTCTCCTAAAAgtataaataatgaaaaatctGACAGCAATGGCGATGCTTTGGGACCAAAAACAGAGCTTTCTCATGGTAGACGTGATTCGTTTTATTCCCGAGCAACTTCCCCGGTGTCTTCTGCGATTTCTTGGTTCAATTCAAAACGTAGTGATTTGAGTCCGGAGAATTCTTTAGTTGctacattctttttggaagaaatcCTTGAGAAGAATGCTTCTTCTATCGatgaaaacagaaaaaagaagatcaTAGGCTTCTTAGAAAGTGAACATGACATAATTCCTTCAGATGTGTACAATCTTCTGcttgaatttattgaaaatcCGCTAGAAGTGTTAAGGGAAAAGTCGGAAAAGATCCAACGTTTGATTTTCAGTCATGAAATTCAGGGAGCACATACAGTCTTATGGAAGTCCATCTCTGCTTGGTGCTCTTTTGATAATGAGCGTGAGTATTttgatttagaaaagaagagctGTGAGTCTGATAAAGCTATATGCAAAGATTTGGATAGAACATTTCCTCCTCAAACCTTGAAacgatttttttcaaaccGTGGCCAAGAATCTCCCGATACCGTTGCTGATTCTATTGCAAATTTGCACCGAGTTTTGAGATCTCTTGCGAATGCTGTCCCTGAAGTCGGTTATACACAAGGAATGTCCTGGATTGCTGGCTCTCTTTTAATGTATTTGCCTCCTCCACAGGCCTTTTCAGTGCTCGTTCTACTGTTTAAGGAATACCATTTACAAAGCATTTTTTCTCCTGAGTTGAAAGGTCTGGGTCGTATCATGCATCAGTTTACTCGATTGGTGGAAGATTTCATGCCCGCATTGGCTGTACacttaaagaaaaacgagaTTGAGACTTGTTCTTATGCTTCTGAATGGTTTCTTACTTTGTTTGCGTATAAGTTTCCTCTAAATGTTGTCGCCAAAATTTACAAtatattacttttttaCGGTTCTACTATTTTACTGAACATTGGTCTAGGGTTGTTAAAGAATAGTGAAAAAAGCCTTTTGCTGTTAAATAATGATGAACTTATAACATATCTGAAGGACgatatattttcttcttttatgtTGGGGGACGAGACTGGCCAATACGATAGCAACAAAGTGTTACAGTTTGCTTTTACTTTCCAAACCTCAAAGTCAGCTATAGACACTTATGGTAATGAGTATGATACGTGGCTGAAGGCTCAGAAAGAAGTCGATGTGCAATTggaaaatgcaaagaacACTAACAAATCATTGAATGATCACTTTTCGACGTTGAATGAAACTATGTCTAAATTACATGCTGAGCACGAGAATATGAATGGTATGCtagttgaagaaaagttgGTTTTAAAGCGACAAGCAGAAGAGCAAAGTGAGATGGAGTCAAAGATTTCCTCGTTACATAGTCagctttcaaaaatcaaGTCCAAAGTGGAAGGGTCTTTCCAAGGTGAAATGGAAGCCATAATCGCTGAAAATCTTAAAATTATGTCAGAAGGTCAAGTATTTGAGGAtgaacttttcaaaaaggaaaaaagacttGCTGAAACAAAAGTCAATTTAGCTACAATGGATGGAGAGCATATGATGGCATTGCAAAAATGGAGTCAATTGATGAATCGTATTAATAAAGGATAG
- the pda1 gene encoding pyruvate dehydrogenase e1 component alpha subunit Pda1: MVRVPLAAGNISKVLLNSQLSHGLRTVTTAATASKVDPSIVPEDRDKPFPVQLHDGVFEGYKIDIPAMNMEVTRNELMDLYENMVTIRRLELACDGLYKAKKIRGFCHLSVGQEAVAGGMESAITREDSIITSYRCHGFAYTRGLPPRAIVGELMGRQCGASKGKGGSMHIFAPNFYGGNGIVGAQIPLGAGIGFAQKYLNKPNVTFALYGDGAANQGQAFEAFNMAKLWGLPVVFTCENNKYGMGTSAERSSAMTEYYKRGQYIPGLRVNGMDALAVKQACKFAKDYTVQNSQPLLMEFVTYRYGGHSMSDPGTTYRTRDEVQQMRAAKDPIEGLKRQLMEWNVANANELKNIEKKVRSFIDAEVKIAEESPFPEPTHENLYSDIYVKGTENMNARGRNTLEWKN; this comes from the coding sequence atGGTTCGCGTTCCTTTGGCAGCGGGAAATATCTCTAAAGTTCTTTTGAACAGCCAGCTCTCGCATGGTTTACGTACTGTTACCACAGCTGCAACTGCTTCTAAGGTTGATCCCTCGATCGTCCCTGAAGATCGAGACAAGCCTTTCCCTGTCCAACTTCACGATGGTGTCTTTGAAGGTTACAAAATTGACATTCCTGCTATGAACATGGAAGTTACCAGAAACGAATTAATGGATTTGTATGAAAATATGGTTACTATTCGTCGTCTTGAGCTTGCTTGCGACGGTCTTtacaaagcaaagaagaTTCGCGGTTTCTGCCATCTTAGTGTTGGCCAAGAGGCTGTAGCTGGTGGTATGGAGAGTGCTATTACTCGTGAAGATAGCATTATTACTTCTTACAGATGCCACGGTTTTGCCTATACTCGTGGCTTACCACCTCGTGCCATTGTTGGTGAATTGATGGGCCGTCAATGCGGTGCTTCCAAGGGCAAGGGTGGTTCTATGCACATTTTTGCTCCCAACTTTTACGGTGGTAACGGTATTGTTGGTGCTCAAATTCCTTTGGGTGCTGGTATTGGATTCGCTCAAAAGTACTTGAACAAGCCCAACGTCACATTCGCTCTTTACGGTGATGGTGCTGCAAACCAAGGTCaagcttttgaagctttcaACATGGCTAAGCTCTGGGGTCTTCCCGTTGTATTTACTTGCGAAAACAACAAGTATGGTATGGGTACTAGTGCTGAGCGCTCTTCTGCCATGACTGAATATTATAAGCGTGGCCAATACATTCCTGGTCTCCGTGTTAACGGAATGGATGCTTTAGCGGTTAAGCAAGCTTGCAAGTTCGCCAAGGACTACACTGTTCAAAACAGCCAACCTTTGTTGATGGAGTTTGTCACTTATCGTTATGGTGGTCACTCCATGTCTGACCCCGGTACCACTTACCGTACCCGCGATGAAGTCCAACAAATGCGTGCCGCTAAGGATCCTATTGAAGGCCTTAAGCGTCAATTGATGGAATGGAATGTTGCCAATGCCAATGAATTGAAGaacattgaaaagaaggttCGTTCTTTCATTGATGCGGAGGTTAAAATTGCTGAGGAAAGCCCTTTCCCTGAACCTACCCACGAGAACTTGTATTCTGATATCTATGTTAAGGGAACAGAGAATATGAATGCTCGTGGCCGTAACACTTTGGAGTGGAAGAACTAG
- a CDS encoding NADPH-dependent aldo-keto reductase — translation MSVEEYTKNAKEATFTLQNGDKIPALGLGTWQSEPNQTREAVKTALQYGYRHIDAAHIYGNENEVGDGIKDSGVPRKDIWVTSKLWCNAHTPEAVPVALENSLKELKLDYLDAYLIHWPVAFKTGTEKFPKNGDNIIFENVTIEDTWKAMEKLVASGKVRHIGISNFNEENLDRVLKVASIKPSIHQMELHPFLPQTDFVEKHKKLGIHVTAYSPFGNQNAIYGTEIPKLIDHKNIKDVAASKATGTSGANVAVSWAIHRGTSVIPKSVNVNRIKNNFQFVPLSSDEMKEINSIDIRKRFNQSFPGTKVFTGLQDGNI, via the coding sequence ATGTCCGTCGAAGAATACACCAAGAACGCCAAGGAGGCCACCTTTACTCTCCAAAACGGTGACAAGATTCCCGCTCTCGGTTTGGGTACATGGCAGTCGGAGCCCAACCAAACCAGAGAAGCCGTCAAAACTGCTTTGCAATACGGCTACCGTCACATCGATGCTGCTCACATCTACGGCAACGAAAATGAAGTCGGTGATGGCATCAAAGACAGTGGTGTCCCTCGTAAGGACATTTGGGTCACTTCCAAGTTGTGGTGCAACGCCCACACCCCTGAAGCCGTCCCTGttgctttggaaaatagCTTGAAGGAGTTGAAACTCGACTACCTTGATGCCTACCTTATCCACTGGCCCGTTGCTTTCAAGACTGGTACTGAAAAGTTCCCCAAGAATGGTGACAACATTATTTTCGAAAATGTTACTATCGAAGACACCTGGAAGGCTATGGAGAAGTTGGTTGCATCCGGTAAGGTAAGACATATCGGTATCTCCAACTTCAACGAGGAAAACTTGGATCGTGTTTTGAAGGTTGCCAGTATTAAGCCTTCCATTCACCAAATGGAACTTCACCCTTTCTTGCCTCAAACTGACTTTGTCGAAAAGCACAAGAAGCTCGGTATCCATGTTACTGCTTACTCTCCTTTTGGTAACCAAAACGCCATCTATGGAACCGAGATCCCTAAGCTTATTGACCACAAGAACATTAAGGATGTCGCTGCTTCCAAGGCTACCGGTACCAGCGGTGCCAACGTTGCTGTCTCGTGGGCCATTCATCGTGGTACCTCTGTCATTCCCAAGTCTGTCAACGTGAACCGcattaaaaacaatttccAATTCGTCCCTCTCTCCTCTGATGAGATGAAGGAGATTAACTCTATTGATATCCGTAAGCGTTTCAACCAAAGTTTCCCTGGAACCAAGGTTTTCACTGGTTTGCAGGACGGTAATATTTAA